The genomic DNA GATGGTCTCTACATGGAACCTGCACTTTTGACCACCATGGACGTCATCATGGACGGCTTCGGCTTCATGCTTTCCTTCGGTGACCTTGTCTGGGTGCCCTTTATCTACAACTTCCAAACCCGCTACCTCGCCATGTTCCCCTTCGAACTTGGCCTTCAAGGTCTCGCAATGGTCCTCGGCGTCACCGCAATTGGCTACTCGATCTTCCGCGgcgccaacaaccaaaagaaCCGTTTCCGCACCAACCCCAACGACCCCCGTTGCAAGAACCTCAAGTACATCGAGACCAAGAGCGGCTCCAAGCTCATGATTTCCGGCTGGTGGGGTCTTGCGCGCCACATTAACTACCTGGGTGACTGGACTATGTCATGGGCTTACTGCCTGCCCACTGGTGTTGCGGGTTTCGTCATGGTGCAGAGTGTGAATCCGGCTACTGGTGTTGTGCAGAAGCAGGCAGTGCAGACCCCTGAGGCTCGTGGGTGGGGTATGGTTTTTACTTACTTTTACATGCTTTACTTTGGCATCTTGCTTGTTCACCGTGAAATGCGTGATGAGGAAAAGTGCAAGAAGAAGTATGGAGCTGACTGGGATCGGTACACGTCGTTGGTTCGCAGCCGGATCATCCCGGGTATTTACTagtcgtggtggtggtgcatTAATATTGAAATATTGGATAGGGTCTTCGGTTCTTGTCTACTGATCTACAGTTCGGCTGTCTGCCCAGGAGACAAAAAATTATTGTGCTATTAATACTTGGTTTAATCTTCGTCGTTAATATTAATTTGTAATCTTTGTATCTTAATGCGAacgcttctgcttcttgggATCAATCAAGACATCTAATCCCCATTCCTCGTCTCCCGAATTCGGCACCCATCCTTTCAACACCTTCCTGGCGTCTTGAATAACGTGTCCTCGTACCTTCGCCAAGCCCTCCATTTCTTCCGATACACTCTTGAGCTCATCATAAGTAGACGCCTTAAGCACAGTCTCCCACTTATTGCCTTCCAGACCGCGACTCTGCTCGATAACATCCTTAACCAACTGCCACAACCTCGCTCTCGACAACGCACTCGCCCCCCTTGCCAACGGCGCCGACGCCCGATTCCCCTGCTTCACACCATTAATCAACGTCTCATACAGCCCCGTATTCGACCCGCACAATTTCGGTAGCGATTTGGGGTTATGATCCGGTAAGGTGGAAGCGTGCGATGGTGCGATTGTCCAGATAGCTGATACATTTCCTGGTTTTGTTTTTGGTTTACTTGGCTTATCGTCTGACGGACATGGGGATGGTTTCCGAAATGGGTAGAGTGTGTCTATTTGGCCACTGGGAATTGAGAGAATCTTGAAAGGATGGAAACGGTATCCATGTCTCTGGTCGCCATCATCCTGGTCGATAGTATTGGTCTCCGGCCACGCCCGTCCATTAAGCGCCTTCATCCTTCCATCGCCCCCAAACGCCCTCTCGCATGCAACCCGACTAATCTCTTCCTCGGGGCAAATCACACCAGCGAGGTAGACATTTGCCGTCGGCGCAACAAGCAAACTTGTCTCACAGGACAGTAACGAGGATACCTGCCTCAGCGCCAATTTATCAGAACACGATTTGCTGCGTGTAGACTCTGCGTCCATGCGCGCGGGCTTGCGGCGGACAACGCCTAGGAGTTGGAAGTGGGCGCGACCGATGAGTGATGCCTCCTTGGTGGTATCGTCTTTGTCTGCATTGGTTGATGCTGGTGTagttgctggtgctggtgccgGTGGTGGAAGTTCCCACGGCGTGGGATCCTCCTGTGCCGCCATGCAGAGTTCCATGCTTGCGTCGCCGCAGGGGGCGCAGGTGCAGTACATGTAGATTTTGATGTCGGGGTGGAGTTCTAGGGGTGGCCAATCGCCATTTTCACTATCGCTGTGTTGGCGATTACGGACGTATGGCGATGGCTGTTGAGCCAACACACCGCGGGATTCGTTTAGAAGCCAGTAGTTGAATGCGCGGATAGCTAGTATCTCCGCGTGGCAGTCATGGAGGACTAAGCCTCTGCATTGAGGGATTTGAGATGCGGATAGGCATTTTGCGCCGGTTCTGGGAGTGTGTTAATATATTTTCATGGCACTGGGAGGATGGGTTTGGACGTACGTGACGGCCACACAGAGTAATCTTTCTGATAGCGTGTTTTCTCCTATTCAGTCTCTTGATCAGTTAGGTCCTGTGAGTCGAATTGATATGCAAAGTATGGTTACCTTTTACGATGACTATTCCGGTCATCGGGATCCATTCTCGCGATCCATCCGGGTGGATAGTTGGTTTGCTGCGCGCGGGGAGAGCATCGAAATGCTCATGGACTAGCTTTGCTATTCGAGATGGTAATGTCTCTGAATCCATATTACTTGAATGTATAGATGTGGAAGAGGCTGCGATCGTTAAAGATTTCTTATGTAAATCACGTGATATCCAACTTTGTTCCAGAACCACATCCTTATCGCAAAccaaccaacaccaccgaACGAATACTTTAACAACCAAACCTATCTATTCCTATAACAAACCAATAAAAAACGATAAAATGGCCGACAAACTCCGTACGATGCAAAACCTGGAGGCCATGCAGGCCCGCTACGTCGGCACCGGCCACGCCGACACCACCAAGTACGACTGGACCTCAAACATCGTCCGCGACAGCTACGCGTCGTATATCGGGCACCCGCCGCTGCTGTCATATATGGCTGTGGGTATGGGTGAGTCGAAGGAGAAGGTGCGCGCACAGATGATTGAAAAGATGGTTAGGGGGGCTGGGAATCCGCCTGAGGTAGGTTTCTGTCTTTGGGATGGGATGGGTGGAATTGGGGCTAATGGGGTTTTATAGACGCAGGAATAAGTCGGATTAGTGTGTGATGCTTCGTTTGGCTCGAGTTTGACATCGCGTGTTACGGTGATATCCTGAGTACTCGTTTGCGACAACGCTGGTCATCTATGGCCCGGTTGCGAATCATAATCGCCATATCTCCTGAATAGCCGTACGACGAGAGCCTACGCGGGTGGAGGAATATCTGGTTTTTAGCATGTATATTCTTCAGCAGTATCCCCCGCGTCATCGTCGCGCCTGGGGATGTACGGGACTGGGGGAAGGGATGCTATAATGTATGGGAGTGTGGTGACTATGTCCAGATAACTGTCTGTTACTGTACCAGTGGATATCTCTCGATCGTAACGTAATAAATATTCGTTTAAAAGAAGCATCATCAGATGGGTTTTTCTCAGCTTCCTACTTTTGCGGCCTGCACTCTCATCTTCTCATTCATCTCAATAGCATCCATACAACCCCCGAATGTCGTTATCTTACACCTGGACCAAACTGTCACATGTCTAACGTAGAGCCAAGTTGTTTTGAACGCTCAGATCTGCGCATTTTACACGAGATCGTGAAGATAAGTTATATGCCGCTTTAATTAAAACCAGCCGACATCGATTGGTCTACGACTTACCATTTTCCAATTTTCACAAGATAAAGATCTTTTAATGACAGCTGCCACTcattctcttcgtcttcttagACAcacaaggagaagaagaagatatTAAGACGATATGGCACCTACTACGGTTGTTCCAATTTGCGCTCTTGAATCGTGATCCATGCCGTCACTCGAAGAACAGTAACCTTCAGAGCATCAGAACCGTCGCATTAGCTAATTGTAGGCTTCATTCCCATCTCGGATACCATACCTTTACCAGATCCTACGACATGCAAGTACATTAGTAGCATACACAAAAGATCGGTGGCTTGATTTGAGCCCAGAAATGGAAACTTACTACGATATTGAAGCGGTTCTCTTCGCATATTGATGAGACTAACACAACAGGGGCTCGTGGCCCTAATCATACTGCATGAATACGGGCAATGGCAACGAGGCTGCGAACAGCCAGTTCCGCCCGGGCGGTCAGGCTTCccatgatggtgatggcagcGAGCTGCCTGGCCCAGGTTCTCGCAGCGAGGAATCCGAGGATCTGGGACCAGAAACCCGGGCCAAACAGGGAAACTACGAGAAGCGGTGGTTGTTCTGGGCGCCCATCCAAGTAAGCACAAGAGGGTGGCATCATTGAGGCTTTACGGTATGTACTGGCATCTTGGAATAAATGATAAACGGCAACTTATTTCTCATTATTTATAGGACTCGCTTCTTTGGCAGCCGTGAGCATGACAGGGAGGCTATCAAGATCTCCCACAACGCTATTCATGCCGGCTACAAAACGCGGTAAGTTCCTCTGAAAAATAATGATACTGAGCCCTAATTCTTTGTTTTAGCGCATGCCAAAGGTCCCCATCCAAGACACTGAAGGCGGCCCAGAGAAACTTCCTTGCGGTTGCCACTATGAGGCCCATCTAtcctcttttcctcttctctgttGTCGGGAATCTTAGCCAATAGATATTCTTAGCTCACGATGCTCGAAATGTGGCTGGTTGTCAAAGGGTTGTTTGATGACGCGGGGAAGAAGTAAGGCCCAATGGTATGATGCCATACATCTTGCTATATAATCTAGGCCTTAGTGTCTAATTTACTGTTTTTTAGGAATCTCATATGACACGTTGCATTGGGAATCACAGATTGTGCTTTAAGAAATCTTTTGAAATCATCTTCGGAGGATTCTCAAATGAGAAAGTATGCTTCTCCCCTCATATATTCTCTGCCATTTGTCTCTTTCTATCTGTTTTCATACTGCAAGACTGACTTTTCTAATGGATGTTAAGCATTGACAATCTCCGCGCTTATGGGGCTCGGCGTTCTGCTGAAGCAGACTATGGCCGGCGATCCTCTGAGTGGGTTTTCctaaaaataaaataaataGAAAATGCCAACTTTCTTAACATTTGTCTAATTTTTAACCAGAGAAACATGAGATCATCCATAATGACTGAGTTCTAATATACAAAATGAATAGCAACTACGTCAGAGGCCATGTATGGTGTAGCAGCCGGAGAGAATTGGCATATAGCTACGAAGTATCCAAGTCGTAGTGTCGTACTGCAACGGAATTATCATGCGTAGGGCTTCTAAAATTGCGGACAGTGTCCAGGGCATTTTATTATCAAACAAAGCTGTACAATATCAATCCAAATACATGATATCGTACGCAATCATACATCCAAATATACACCTAATCTCTCAGCCTCTGAGAATTCAACCCGCCTGACCCTCAACCTGCCCACCTTGTCCCCCCAACCTCTGATTCTCCCCCTGCAAACTCGCCACCAAATCCACATACTGCTGCCTCTCATTCCTAAGCTTCTCAACCTCCTTCTTCAACTCATCAACTTCTTTCTTCATtccatccatctccatccgCGACCTActcttctcctccctctcAGCCTGTTTTTTCTGCCGTGCTTCGACCTTCGAAGCCTCCTTGAGCTGGTCCTGCTCGATCTTGCCGagttgtttgaggagtttggaTTCTTGGGCGAAGAGGCCCGAGGCTGCTTTGTGGATTTGCGCGGCGGAACGGTGGGATGCTGTTGATACTGTGCGGTTGTGTTTGGGGCGTTCTTGTTTTTCTCTGGGCCGGGGGAGGT from Aspergillus chevalieri M1 DNA, chromosome 1, nearly complete sequence includes the following:
- a CDS encoding tRNA-specific adenosine deaminase (BUSCO:EOG09263CG2;~COG:A;~EggNog:ENOG410PICF;~InterPro:IPR002466,IPR042935;~PFAM:PF02137;~go_function: GO:0003723 - RNA binding [Evidence IEA];~go_function: GO:0004000 - adenosine deaminase activity [Evidence IEA];~go_function: GO:0008251 - tRNA-specific adenosine deaminase activity [Evidence IEA];~go_process: GO:0002100 - tRNA wobble adenosine to inosine editing [Evidence IEA];~go_process: GO:0006396 - RNA processing [Evidence IEA]), with translation MDSETLPSRIAKLVHEHFDALPARSKPTIHPDGSREWIPMTGIVIVKGENTLSERLLCVAVTTGAKCLSASQIPQCRGLVLHDCHAEILAIRAFNYWLLNESRGVLAQQPSPYVRNRQHSDSENGDWPPLELHPDIKIYMYCTCAPCGDASMELCMAAQEDPTPWELPPPAPAPATTPASTNADKDDTTKEASLIGRAHFQLLGVVRRKPARMDAESTRSKSCSDKLALRQVSSLLSCETSLLVAPTANVYLAGVICPEEEISRVACERAFGGDGRMKALNGRAWPETNTIDQDDGDQRHGYRFHPFKILSIPSGQIDTLYPFRKPSPCPSDDKPSKPKTKPGNVSAIWTIAPSHASTLPDHNPKSLPKLCGSNTGLYETLINGVKQGNRASAPLARGASALSRARLWQLVKDVIEQSRGLEGNKWETVLKASTYDELKSVSEEMEGLAKVRGHVIQDARKVLKGWVPNSGDEEWGLDVLIDPKKQKRSH
- a CDS encoding splicing factor 3B subunit 5 family protein (COG:A;~EggNog:ENOG410PR7A;~InterPro:IPR017089,IPR009846;~PFAM:PF07189;~go_process: GO:0000398 - mRNA splicing, via spliceosome [Evidence IEA]) yields the protein MADKLRTMQNLEAMQARYVGTGHADTTKYDWTSNIVRDSYASYIGHPPLLSYMAVGMGESKEKVRAQMIEKMVRGAGNPPETQE